Proteins co-encoded in one Flavobacterium sp. M31R6 genomic window:
- a CDS encoding DUF6252 family protein has protein sequence MSRFFSIIALFFILVSCEDQVKFNNPAVQGLKDNVVWRATLFTAVQAADGSLTIEAYQKNEVLTLKASATSVKTYPLGIDLANKATLVEKVGDVKTVFSTGINSGDGQIVITELDAVNHTITGEFKFNALNVSADLSTNPNVNFQKGIFYKVPLTLATK, from the coding sequence ATGAGTAGGTTCTTTTCGATTATAGCCCTGTTTTTTATTTTAGTATCCTGCGAGGATCAAGTTAAATTTAATAATCCTGCTGTTCAAGGATTAAAAGACAATGTGGTTTGGAGAGCCACTTTATTTACCGCTGTTCAAGCTGCTGATGGTTCTTTGACTATAGAGGCCTATCAAAAAAACGAAGTTTTAACCTTGAAAGCTTCGGCAACATCGGTTAAAACGTATCCTTTAGGTATTGACCTTGCTAATAAAGCAACATTGGTTGAAAAAGTTGGGGATGTAAAGACTGTTTTTTCAACTGGCATAAATAGTGGTGATGGACAAATTGTAATCACTGAATTAGACGCGGTAAACCATACTATTACGGGTGAATTTAAATTTAATGCATTAAACGTGTCAGCAGATCTTTCGACGAATCCAAATGTAAATTTTCAAAAAGGGATTTTTTACAAAGTACCATTAACACTAGCCACAAAATAA
- a CDS encoding RNA-binding protein produces the protein MNIFVGSLPFSIEEADLRESFEAYGAVDSVKIITDKFTGRSKGFGFVEMTNDDEAQKAIDELNGATVQGRAIVVNKSEPKPEGERRSFNNSRGGDSRGGYGGGNSRGGDNRGGGDRGGRY, from the coding sequence ATGAATATTTTTGTTGGAAGTCTTCCATTCAGTATTGAGGAAGCAGATTTAAGAGAGTCTTTCGAGGCTTACGGAGCAGTTGATTCAGTTAAAATTATCACAGATAAATTTACAGGAAGAAGTAAAGGATTCGGTTTTGTTGAAATGACAAATGATGATGAAGCTCAAAAGGCAATTGACGAATTGAACGGAGCTACTGTTCAAGGACGTGCGATCGTTGTAAACAAATCTGAACCAAAACCAGAAGGCGAAAGAAGAAGTTTTAACAACAGCCGTGGAGGTGATTCTCGCGGAGGTTATGGTGGTGGAAACAGCCGTGGTGGAGATAACCGTGGTGGTGGAGACAGAGGAGGAAGATATTAA
- a CDS encoding 30S ribosomal protein S16 — protein MSVKIRLQRHGKKGKPFYWVVAADARSKRDGKYLEKIGTYNPNTNPATIDLNLDSAVKWLHNGAQPTDTAKAILSYKGALLKHHLDGGIRKGALTQEQADAKLAAWLEAKAGKVDAKKEGLTKAQADAKAKAFKAEQEVNAKRLAAAAQAEADAIAAATPAVEEEVVAEAEEAPAAEENNETTEA, from the coding sequence ATGTCAGTAAAAATTAGATTACAAAGACACGGAAAAAAAGGAAAACCTTTTTACTGGGTTGTAGCTGCAGATGCACGCTCAAAAAGAGATGGTAAATACCTAGAAAAAATTGGTACTTACAATCCAAACACAAACCCTGCAACTATCGATTTAAATCTTGATAGCGCAGTAAAATGGTTGCACAATGGTGCACAACCAACTGATACAGCAAAAGCTATTCTTTCTTACAAAGGTGCTTTATTGAAACACCACCTAGATGGAGGTATTCGTAAAGGTGCTTTGACTCAAGAACAAGCTGATGCAAAATTAGCTGCTTGGTTAGAAGCTAAAGCTGGAAAAGTTGATGCTAAAAAAGAAGGCTTAACTAAAGCGCAAGCTGATGCTAAAGCTAAAGCTTTTAAAGCAGAACAAGAAGTAAATGCAAAACGTTTAGCTGCTGCTGCACAAGCTGAAGCTGATGCTATTGCTGCTGCAACTCCTGCTGTTGAAGAAGAAGTTGTTGCTGAAGCTGAAGAAGCTCCTGCTGCTGAAGAAAATAACGAAACAACTGAAGCATAA
- the leuC gene encoding 3-isopropylmalate dehydratase large subunit, with product MSTTLFDKVWDSHVVRKIEDGPDVFFIDRHFIHEVTSPVAFLGLKERGIKVLYPERTFATADHNTPTINQHLPVADALSANQLKALEDNAAEYGISHWGLGHQKNGIVHVVGPENGITLPGATIVCGDSHTSTHGAFGAIAFGIGTSEVEMVLATQCIMQPKPKKMRINVNGTLSKGVGPKDVALYIISQLTTSGGTGYFAEYAGNVFEEMSMEGRMTVCNLSIEMGARGGMIAPDQKTFDFLEGRLYAPKGEAWTKAVEYWKTLKTDADAVFDAELNIDAADIEPMITYGTNPGMGIGITKHIPNANQVEGGEETYKKSLAYMGFNEDDVMIGKPIDFVFLGSCTNGRIEDFRAFTEIVKGRKKADNVTAWLVPGSHVVEAQIKEEGLLDILTEAGFVLRQPGCSACLAMNDDKVPAGKYAVSTSNRNFEGRQGPGSRTLLASPIMAAAAAVTGKLTDPRDLF from the coding sequence ATGAGTACTACATTATTCGACAAAGTATGGGATTCGCACGTGGTGCGTAAAATAGAAGATGGACCAGATGTGTTTTTTATTGACCGTCATTTTATTCACGAGGTGACTAGTCCTGTTGCTTTTTTAGGTTTAAAAGAAAGAGGTATCAAGGTATTGTATCCTGAGCGTACTTTTGCAACGGCTGACCACAACACTCCTACTATAAACCAACACTTACCTGTTGCTGATGCTTTATCTGCCAACCAATTGAAAGCGCTGGAAGACAATGCAGCTGAATATGGTATTTCACACTGGGGATTGGGACATCAAAAAAATGGTATCGTTCACGTTGTAGGTCCTGAAAACGGAATTACATTACCGGGTGCGACTATTGTTTGTGGTGACTCACATACTTCTACTCACGGTGCTTTTGGAGCTATTGCTTTTGGTATCGGAACTTCAGAAGTGGAAATGGTATTGGCTACTCAATGTATTATGCAGCCTAAGCCTAAGAAAATGCGCATCAATGTAAATGGAACTTTAAGTAAAGGTGTGGGACCAAAAGACGTTGCATTATATATCATTTCACAATTGACTACTTCAGGCGGAACTGGATATTTTGCGGAATATGCCGGAAATGTTTTTGAAGAAATGTCAATGGAAGGTCGTATGACCGTATGTAACTTGAGTATCGAAATGGGTGCCCGTGGTGGTATGATTGCTCCTGACCAAAAAACTTTCGATTTCTTAGAAGGTCGTCTATATGCTCCAAAAGGAGAAGCTTGGACAAAAGCAGTTGAGTACTGGAAAACTTTAAAAACCGATGCTGATGCCGTTTTTGATGCAGAATTGAACATCGATGCAGCCGATATTGAACCAATGATTACTTATGGTACAAATCCTGGAATGGGAATTGGTATCACAAAACATATTCCAAACGCCAACCAAGTGGAAGGTGGCGAGGAAACTTATAAAAAATCTTTAGCCTATATGGGCTTCAACGAAGATGACGTGATGATTGGGAAACCAATTGATTTTGTTTTCCTAGGAAGTTGTACTAATGGTCGTATTGAAGATTTTAGAGCTTTTACAGAAATTGTCAAAGGAAGAAAAAAAGCAGATAATGTTACTGCTTGGTTAGTTCCAGGTTCTCACGTTGTTGAAGCACAAATCAAAGAAGAAGGTCTTTTGGACATACTTACAGAAGCTGGTTTTGTATTGCGTCAGCCAGGTTGTTCAGCTTGTTTAGCAATGAACGACGATAAAGTTCCTGCCGGAAAATATGCGGTAAGTACATCAAACAGAAACTTCGAAGGTCGTCAAGGTCCCGGTTCAAGAACGCTATTGGCTAGCCCAATTATGGCTGCCGCTGCTGCCGTTACAGGAAAACTGACAGATCCAAGAGATTTGTTTTAA
- the rimM gene encoding ribosome maturation factor RimM (Essential for efficient processing of 16S rRNA), translating to MRKEDCFYLGKIAKKFSFKGEVLAYLDTDEPELYENLESVFVECNKHLVPFFIENSSLHKNDFLRIRFEDINTEEEADTLLGNDLYLPLKMLPKLSGNKFYFHEVIGFEVEDKRIGYVGEIQSINDTTAQPLFEVLKGDTEILIPMIDHFLVKIDRENKKVIMDLPEGLIEMYL from the coding sequence ATGCGTAAAGAAGATTGTTTCTATTTGGGTAAAATCGCCAAAAAATTTAGTTTCAAAGGGGAAGTTCTTGCTTATTTAGACACGGACGAACCTGAGTTATACGAAAACTTGGAATCAGTGTTTGTTGAATGCAACAAACACTTGGTTCCTTTTTTTATTGAAAACAGCTCATTACACAAAAATGATTTCCTCAGAATTCGTTTTGAAGATATCAATACCGAAGAGGAGGCCGATACACTACTAGGAAACGACCTGTATCTTCCTTTGAAAATGTTACCTAAACTTTCAGGTAATAAATTCTACTTTCATGAAGTTATTGGCTTTGAAGTAGAAGACAAACGTATTGGATATGTTGGAGAAATCCAATCCATCAACGACACCACTGCTCAACCTCTTTTTGAAGTACTCAAAGGAGATACCGAGATTTTAATCCCAATGATTGACCATTTTCTTGTAAAAATTGACAGGGAAAACAAAAAAGTAATTATGGATTTACCGGAAGGATTGATCGAAATGTACCTTTAG
- a CDS encoding alpha-isopropylmalate synthase regulatory domain-containing protein: MEKRKIEIMDTTLRDGEQTSGVSFSAAEKLTIAQLLLEELNIDRIEIASARVSEGEFQGVSGIMSWAEEKGYTDRIEVLAFVDGGISIEWMKKAGAKVQNLLTKGSLNHLTHQLKKTPEQHFAEISQSIALANENGISTNVYLEDWSNGMRNSPEYVFQYLDFLVTQPVKRILLPDTLGVLIPSDTFDFISKITAKYPNIHFDFHAHNDYDLSVANVMEAVKAGINGLHVTVNGMGERAGNAPLESTVAVINDFMPEVKINIKESSLYSVSKLVETFTGYRIPANKPIVGDNVFTQTAGIHADGDNKNNLYFNDLLPERFGRKRKYALGKTSGKANIEKNLQELGLKLNPEDLKLVTQRIIELGDKKETVTKEDLPYIISDVLDSQSYEEKIVVESYVLVHAKGLRPSTTLCLKIDGEVFEENAQGDGQFDAFMNALSKIYKNKKMILPKLVDYAVRIPPGSSSDALCETIITWTNNGKEFKTRGLDSDQTVAAIIATQKMLNVVVI; the protein is encoded by the coding sequence ATGGAAAAAAGAAAAATTGAAATAATGGATACTACACTTCGCGATGGTGAACAAACCTCGGGAGTATCTTTTTCTGCTGCAGAAAAGTTAACCATTGCGCAATTATTGCTAGAAGAACTAAATATTGACCGTATCGAAATTGCATCAGCTCGTGTAAGTGAAGGTGAATTTCAAGGTGTAAGCGGAATTATGTCTTGGGCTGAGGAGAAAGGATATACGGACAGAATTGAAGTATTGGCTTTTGTAGATGGCGGAATTTCTATCGAATGGATGAAAAAAGCTGGAGCCAAAGTTCAAAACTTATTGACCAAAGGTTCTTTAAATCATTTGACCCATCAATTAAAAAAAACACCGGAACAGCATTTTGCCGAAATTTCACAATCTATTGCTTTAGCAAATGAAAACGGAATTTCTACCAATGTCTATCTGGAAGACTGGAGCAACGGTATGCGTAATTCTCCTGAATATGTTTTTCAATATTTGGATTTTTTGGTAACACAACCCGTTAAAAGAATATTATTACCCGATACTCTAGGTGTTCTTATTCCATCGGACACTTTTGATTTTATATCTAAAATCACTGCAAAATACCCCAACATTCATTTTGATTTCCACGCTCACAACGATTATGATTTAAGCGTTGCCAATGTGATGGAAGCTGTAAAAGCAGGTATCAATGGATTGCACGTTACCGTAAACGGAATGGGAGAACGAGCTGGAAATGCTCCGCTTGAAAGTACTGTTGCTGTGATTAATGATTTTATGCCCGAGGTAAAAATCAATATCAAAGAATCCTCATTATATTCGGTAAGCAAACTTGTTGAAACATTTACTGGCTATAGAATTCCCGCCAACAAACCTATTGTAGGTGATAATGTTTTTACACAAACTGCAGGAATCCACGCGGATGGAGACAACAAAAACAATCTGTATTTTAACGATTTACTTCCAGAACGTTTTGGAAGAAAACGAAAATATGCTTTAGGAAAAACATCCGGCAAAGCCAATATCGAAAAAAATCTTCAAGAATTGGGATTGAAACTAAACCCCGAAGATTTAAAATTGGTAACTCAACGAATCATCGAATTGGGAGATAAAAAAGAAACTGTTACCAAAGAGGATTTGCCATACATCATTTCAGATGTATTGGACAGTCAGTCTTATGAGGAAAAAATAGTAGTAGAATCGTATGTATTGGTTCACGCTAAAGGATTACGCCCTTCGACTACTTTATGTTTAAAAATCGATGGTGAAGTTTTTGAAGAAAATGCACAAGGTGACGGTCAATTTGATGCTTTTATGAATGCTCTTTCCAAAATTTATAAAAACAAAAAGATGATTTTGCCTAAATTAGTCGATTATGCGGTTCGTATTCCTCCAGGCAGTAGCTCGGATGCGTTATGCGAAACCATCATCACTTGGACCAACAACGGAAAAGAATTTAAAACAAGAGGACTTGATTCCGACCAGACCGTTGCAGCTATCATTGCCACTCAAAAAATGTTAAATGTGGTGGTGATTTAA
- the leuD gene encoding 3-isopropylmalate dehydratase small subunit, with amino-acid sequence MAYDKFNILTSSAVPLPIENVDTDQIIPARFLKATKREGFGDNLFRDWRYNGDDTPKADFVLNDKTYSGKILVGGKNFGSGSSREHAAWAVYDYGFRAVVSSFFADIFKGNCLNIGVLPVQVSPEFAETIFKAIEADPNTELEINLPEQTITLKVTGQKESFDINGYKKNNMINGFDDIDYLQNIKEEITGFADKLPY; translated from the coding sequence ATGGCATACGATAAATTTAACATCCTTACGAGTAGTGCAGTGCCTCTACCAATAGAAAACGTGGATACCGATCAAATCATTCCTGCTCGTTTCTTGAAAGCTACTAAACGTGAAGGTTTTGGAGATAACCTTTTCAGAGACTGGAGATACAATGGAGACGATACTCCAAAAGCAGATTTCGTTTTAAACGATAAAACATACAGCGGAAAAATATTAGTGGGCGGAAAAAACTTTGGTTCGGGTTCTTCAAGAGAGCACGCAGCTTGGGCAGTTTACGATTACGGATTCCGTGCTGTTGTTTCTAGTTTCTTTGCAGATATCTTCAAAGGAAACTGTTTGAACATTGGTGTTTTGCCAGTTCAAGTAAGCCCAGAATTTGCTGAAACTATTTTCAAAGCAATCGAAGCAGATCCAAATACAGAATTGGAAATTAATTTGCCTGAGCAAACCATTACGCTTAAAGTAACTGGTCAAAAAGAATCTTTTGACATTAATGGATACAAAAAGAACAATATGATTAACGGATTTGATGATATTGATTACTTGCAAAACATTAAAGAAGAAATCACAGGGTTTGCAGATAAACTGCCTTACTAA
- a CDS encoding methyltransferase domain-containing protein: protein MKENKHIHRDNQEANKVYNDRSLANDYRHLSSILKPGMKVLDIGCATGFISKDIATIVGENGKVIGIDNTESLILNGRESHKEIKNLELIYIDLFDFNPEEKFDLIVSARVLQWLSNPKEALLKMKSLLKPNGQISILDYDHTNLNWNPPPPESMQTFYDTFLKWRHDAGMNNRIAEDLPHLLEEAGFHSVEKINSDELYNDERSDYKSKIGIWSKVAGSLQMVEEGYLDNELRLKAIEEYNRWIETKAISMTMKLNEVRGKI from the coding sequence ATGAAGGAGAACAAACACATACATAGAGACAATCAAGAAGCTAATAAAGTATACAATGACAGAAGTCTAGCAAATGACTACAGACATCTATCCTCTATTTTAAAACCAGGAATGAAAGTTTTAGATATTGGCTGTGCAACAGGTTTTATTTCAAAAGACATTGCAACTATAGTTGGAGAAAACGGAAAAGTTATTGGAATTGACAATACCGAAAGTTTAATTTTAAACGGAAGGGAATCGCATAAGGAAATAAAGAATTTAGAATTAATTTATATTGATTTATTTGATTTCAATCCAGAAGAAAAATTTGATTTAATTGTTTCTGCCAGAGTATTGCAATGGTTGAGTAATCCAAAAGAGGCTTTATTAAAAATGAAATCACTTTTGAAACCAAATGGTCAAATTTCAATTTTGGATTATGATCACACGAATCTAAATTGGAATCCGCCACCGCCAGAAAGTATGCAGACTTTTTACGATACGTTCTTGAAGTGGAGACACGATGCTGGAATGAATAATAGAATTGCCGAAGATTTGCCACATTTATTAGAAGAAGCAGGTTTTCATTCTGTCGAAAAAATAAATTCTGATGAACTTTATAATGACGAACGTTCAGATTACAAATCGAAAATAGGGATTTGGTCAAAAGTGGCAGGTTCACTTCAAATGGTAGAAGAAGGTTATTTGGACAATGAATTAAGATTGAAGGCCATAGAAGAATACAACCGTTGGATAGAAACCAAAGCGATTTCTATGACAATGAAATTAAATGAAGTGCGAGGAAAAATATAA
- the leuB gene encoding 3-isopropylmalate dehydrogenase: MKFNIALLAGDGIGPEVINEAVKVSDAIAKKFNHEITWTPALTGACAIDAVGVPYPDETHEICMAADAVLFGAIGHPKYDNNPSAPVRPEQGLLLMRKKLGLFANVRPTFTFPSLIDNSPLKRERIEGTDLVFLRELTGGIYFGEKGRRDDGETAFDNCVYTRAEVQRLAKKGFELAMTRSKKLCCVDKANVLETSRLWRETVQAMEKDYPEVEVSYEFVDAVAMRLVQWPNSYDVLITENLFGDILTDEASVISGSMGLMPSASVGEHTSLYEPIHGSYPQATGLNIANPLATVLSAAMMFEDAFGLKEEADAIRAVVNKSLEQGIVTEDLVAKGSKAYSTSEVGDWLVANL, encoded by the coding sequence ATGAAATTCAACATTGCCCTTTTAGCCGGAGACGGAATCGGACCAGAAGTAATTAACGAAGCAGTTAAAGTTTCAGATGCCATTGCCAAAAAATTCAACCACGAAATCACTTGGACACCTGCTCTTACAGGTGCTTGTGCTATTGATGCCGTTGGTGTTCCTTACCCAGACGAAACTCATGAAATTTGTATGGCTGCCGATGCTGTTCTTTTTGGAGCTATTGGACACCCAAAATACGACAACAATCCAAGCGCACCTGTTCGTCCAGAACAAGGTTTATTGTTAATGCGTAAAAAATTAGGTTTGTTTGCCAATGTACGTCCAACCTTTACATTCCCTTCATTAATTGACAATTCTCCATTAAAAAGAGAACGTATCGAAGGAACTGATTTGGTTTTCTTAAGAGAATTAACTGGAGGAATTTATTTCGGAGAAAAAGGAAGAAGAGACGACGGAGAAACTGCTTTTGACAATTGTGTGTACACTAGAGCTGAAGTTCAACGTTTGGCAAAAAAAGGTTTTGAACTAGCAATGACACGTTCTAAAAAATTGTGTTGTGTGGACAAAGCCAATGTACTAGAAACTTCTCGTTTGTGGAGAGAAACTGTTCAAGCCATGGAAAAAGATTATCCAGAGGTTGAAGTTAGTTATGAATTTGTTGATGCAGTTGCAATGCGTTTGGTACAATGGCCAAACTCTTATGATGTATTAATCACAGAGAATTTATTTGGAGACATTTTGACTGATGAAGCTTCTGTTATTTCAGGTTCAATGGGATTAATGCCATCAGCATCAGTTGGGGAACACACTTCATTATACGAGCCAATCCACGGATCTTATCCACAAGCAACTGGACTAAACATTGCCAATCCATTGGCTACTGTTTTATCAGCTGCAATGATGTTTGAAGATGCATTTGGATTGAAAGAAGAGGCCGATGCAATCAGAGCCGTAGTCAACAAATCATTGGAACAAGGAATTGTAACCGAAGATTTAGTTGCAAAAGGATCAAAAGCATATTCTACCAGTGAAGTAGGTGACTGGTTGGTAGCAAATTTGTAG
- a CDS encoding class I SAM-dependent methyltransferase, producing the protein MKSTLSEIQQRFDNEVARFSNLETGQISTVDATLSLELLTQAASACCPDAKQVLDLGCGAGNYTLKLLGLIPDFDSTLIDLSQPMLDKAKERIFKASEGKITTIQTDFLNMELPEDFFDIVVTGAAMHHLRSDEEWETVFSKIYKSLKKGGCFWISDLIKHDHPAIDQLMWKRYAEYLEGVGGKAYQENVFAYIAKEDTPRSVIYQLDVLKKVDFSYVDVLHKNSNFSVFGGIK; encoded by the coding sequence ATGAAATCAACATTATCTGAAATACAACAGCGTTTTGACAATGAAGTAGCCCGTTTTTCTAATTTAGAAACAGGCCAAATCAGTACAGTTGATGCCACTTTGAGTTTAGAATTATTGACCCAAGCAGCTAGTGCCTGTTGTCCTGATGCCAAACAAGTTTTGGATTTGGGCTGTGGTGCGGGTAATTACACTTTAAAATTATTAGGGCTTATTCCCGATTTTGACTCCACTTTGATTGATTTGAGTCAACCAATGTTGGATAAAGCGAAAGAAAGAATCTTCAAAGCTTCAGAAGGAAAAATCACTACTATTCAAACTGATTTTTTGAATATGGAATTGCCGGAAGATTTTTTTGATATTGTAGTAACGGGAGCGGCGATGCACCATTTAAGATCTGATGAAGAATGGGAAACTGTTTTTTCTAAAATATATAAAAGTCTAAAAAAGGGAGGTTGTTTTTGGATTTCAGATTTAATAAAACACGATCATCCCGCAATTGACCAATTGATGTGGAAGCGTTATGCGGAATATTTAGAAGGTGTAGGAGGAAAAGCCTATCAAGAAAATGTGTTTGCTTACATTGCCAAAGAAGACACACCTCGTTCTGTAATCTATCAATTGGATGTGTTGAAAAAAGTAGATTTTTCGTATGTCGATGTTTTACATAAAAACAGTAATTTTTCTGTGTTTGGAGGTATAAAATAA
- a CDS encoding antibiotic biosynthesis monooxygenase, whose translation MYIKIDMVLEMAVLQVIKGKEQNFERDFAVASHFIESIPGYASHSLRKCIEEENKYLLLVNWKKLEDHTVEFRESEAYLEWKKLLHHYYNPFPIVEHYEIVLENKK comes from the coding sequence TTGTATATAAAAATAGATATGGTTTTAGAAATGGCTGTTTTGCAGGTAATAAAAGGAAAAGAGCAAAATTTTGAAAGAGATTTTGCAGTTGCCAGCCATTTTATAGAATCGATTCCAGGTTATGCAAGTCATAGTTTGAGAAAATGCATTGAGGAGGAAAATAAATATCTTTTATTGGTTAATTGGAAGAAATTAGAAGACCATACTGTTGAATTTAGAGAATCAGAAGCCTATCTAGAATGGAAAAAATTGTTACATCATTATTACAATCCGTTCCCTATTGTGGAGCATTATGAAATAGTTTTGGAGAACAAAAAATAA
- a CDS encoding GNAT family N-acetyltransferase, with the protein MNFKPSTIEDIDSIFEFYDMAIAYQKTKFNKQWQGFDRALVEKEIDENRQWKIIIDNEIACVFAITFEDKSIWKEKNIDKAVYFHRIVTHPKFRGHHFVEKIIDWGLQFAKENNLDFLRMDTWGDNDSLIEYYQKCGFNFLGVITPDYEGLPKHYTGITLSLFEIKVE; encoded by the coding sequence ATGAATTTCAAACCCAGCACGATTGAAGATATAGACAGCATTTTTGAATTTTATGATATGGCAATAGCCTATCAAAAAACTAAGTTCAACAAACAATGGCAAGGTTTTGACAGAGCATTAGTGGAAAAAGAAATTGATGAAAACCGCCAATGGAAAATTATAATTGATAATGAAATTGCTTGTGTTTTTGCGATAACATTCGAAGACAAAAGCATTTGGAAAGAAAAAAATATCGACAAAGCCGTTTATTTTCATCGAATTGTGACGCATCCAAAATTTAGAGGTCATCATTTTGTAGAAAAAATAATCGATTGGGGATTGCAATTTGCAAAAGAAAATAATTTGGATTTTTTGAGAATGGATACTTGGGGAGATAACGATTCCTTAATTGAATATTATCAAAAATGTGGTTTTAATTTCCTTGGAGTTATCACCCCAGATTATGAAGGTTTACCCAAACATTATACAGGAATAACATTGAGTCTATTTGAAATTAAAGTAGAATAG
- a CDS encoding LysR family transcriptional regulator → MNYTLHQLQIFLKICQIQSITKASEELHLTQPAVSIQLKNFQDQFPIPLTEVVGRKLYVTEFGKEIAQAAEKIIEEVNAINYKTLNYQGELSGRLKLSIVSTGKYVIPFFLSEFIRLNPGVELIIDVTNRSRVLESLESNEVDFALVSVLPKKLKVKNIELMQNSLYFIGSSQLNFKKPNDKKNLFENTPIIYREQGSATRTAMEKFITANKFSVRKKIELTSNEAVKQAVLSGLGCSIMPLIGIKNDLKNNDLQIIPVKGLPIITTWNLIQLESKKLSPVALAYLDFVNSKKEEIIKEKFAWINDY, encoded by the coding sequence ATGAATTATACTTTGCATCAACTACAAATATTTTTAAAAATTTGTCAAATACAGAGCATTACTAAAGCTTCCGAAGAGCTTCATCTTACTCAGCCAGCAGTATCGATACAATTAAAAAATTTTCAGGACCAATTTCCCATTCCGCTAACAGAAGTAGTAGGAAGAAAACTGTATGTGACGGAATTTGGAAAAGAAATAGCCCAAGCTGCTGAGAAAATAATAGAGGAAGTAAATGCTATAAATTACAAAACCTTAAACTATCAAGGCGAGCTTTCTGGAAGATTAAAACTTTCAATTGTCTCTACGGGTAAATATGTTATTCCATTCTTTTTATCCGAATTTATAAGACTAAATCCTGGAGTAGAACTTATTATTGATGTAACTAATAGATCCAGGGTTTTGGAAAGCTTAGAATCGAATGAAGTAGATTTTGCATTGGTATCGGTTTTGCCAAAAAAATTAAAAGTCAAAAATATTGAACTGATGCAAAACAGTCTTTACTTTATTGGAAGCAGTCAATTAAATTTTAAAAAACCAAATGACAAAAAAAACCTATTCGAAAATACACCTATAATATATAGAGAACAAGGTTCTGCAACCCGGACTGCCATGGAAAAATTTATTACTGCCAATAAATTTTCTGTTCGGAAAAAGATTGAACTTACTTCGAATGAAGCGGTAAAACAAGCAGTACTCTCTGGATTGGGATGCTCTATTATGCCTTTGATTGGCATAAAAAATGATTTAAAAAATAATGATTTGCAAATTATACCCGTAAAAGGACTTCCGATTATTACAACCTGGAACTTGATACAGCTCGAATCTAAAAAACTATCACCTGTTGCCTTAGCTTATCTTGATTTTGTAAATTCTAAAAAAGAAGAAATCATAAAGGAGAAATTTGCTTGGATAAATGATTATTGA